DNA from Ovis canadensis isolate MfBH-ARS-UI-01 breed Bighorn chromosome 4, ARS-UI_OviCan_v2, whole genome shotgun sequence:
ATTTGTAGTTAAAATACTAGTTTtttgcaaataaatatttctgaagcCTCTATGTCCATATTTAAGTTAGGTATAGCATACTATATGTATTCTTTAttcgtatgctgctgctgctgctaagtcgcttcagtcgtgtccgaccgtgtgcgaccccagagatggcagcccaccaggctccgccatccctgggattctccaggcaagaacactggagtgggttgccatttccttctccagtgcaggaaagtgaaaagtgaaagggaagtcgctcagtcatctccaccttctagcgaccccatggactgcagcccaccaggctcctccgtccatgggagtttccaggcaagagtactggagtggggtgccattgccttctccactttattTGTATATGTGCTATCAATTTTTCTTTCGTTCTTGTTATTGATAAAAAATAACTATATCTATATAAATATCAATATCTAActacatatctatctatctacctatctatctctCTATCAAACTATCTTCTATCAGTAAAGCTACTTGAAAAAAGTTCTTTATTCATATTGGCCAAAATGAATTTGATAAGTCTTTTATGGATAAATATTATGATGTGAACTAGAAGTCAGGCTTTGCCAAAATTATCACAATCACCATTATGAAATGATAGTTACTAAAACAAGAGTACAATTATTCAGAGTTCAATCAGACTAGAAAATGTGAATTAActgtaaaaaaatacaaaaactgaaatataatcaGCAATTAAGATGCAAGTactttttagcattttaaaataataattacaaagctgcattttctgtttaaattttcatttcactgACTGCCTGATTGTATCTTAGGCTTGTCTTATTGATTGCTGACCTTTTCCTATCATTGGATGTTAAATACCATGCAATGAACGCTCACAATGTAATATGGCCTGAAGTGGATCAGTAAGTTGAATGTGACCataagttgctgctaagtcacttcagccgtgtccaactctgtgcgaccccagagaaggaagcccaccaggctcccccgtccctcggattctccaggcaagaactctggagttggttgccatgtccttctccaatgcatgaaagtgaaaagtgaaagttactcagtcatgtccgaccctcagcgaccccatggactgtagccttccaggtttctccatccatgggattttccaggcaagagttctgaagtggggtgccattgccttctccggtgaccATAAGAAATGGATCCAATTCTTGACTTAGCAGAGACTGATCTTATTTATAAGGTTCCtttattccatttcatttttttcttgtatattCACTTGCTAAACACTATTACCAATCAAATTAGTGGTGATTTTAGTATTTTATCACCAAAACCATTGTTTCAATGTTTCATTAATAAAAGGCAACAACATAATCTTATTGATTGTGAGGCTATTGTCTGGTCAATTCCTTTTTAAGCCTCAGGCCTTAGGACACACTAATTTTTAgatcctctctgctgctgctgctgctgctgctgctgctgctgctgctaagtcgcttcagccgtgtccgactctgtgcgaccccatagacggcagcccaccaggctcccctgtcctgggattctcaaggcaagaacactggagtgggttgccatgtccttctccaatgcatgaaagtgaagtcgctcagttgtgtccaaccctcagcgaccccatggactgcagatccTCTCTAAGACCtatactttcatgcattggagaaggaaacggcaacccactctaatgttcttgcctggagaatcccagggacgggggagcctggtgggctgctgtctatggggtcgcacagagtcggacacgactgaagcgacttagcagcagcggtagCAGCATGATattgagaagaaagaaatgccCAAATCGTCGTAAGTCCTCTGTTATGTTAAATATCCCAAATTGAGCTAGGATGAGCAGGTAAACTAGGCATAGGAAATAATGCATTTTTGGTATATTTTACCTGTGATGTAATTATTATGAATGTTCCATGTATAATGATATTATATGTAGTTTAAGATCCAGTTAGTAAGACTAGAAAATCAATCAATAGTGGACGCcgaatcattattttaatttaatgataCAATAGTTAGCATATTTAAAATTGAGAGATGTTTCCTTGTCCTCATGTACATTGAGACTCTCCTCCCTTTCACAGGGAAGGGACATTAATGTCCTTTATTTAGCTTACTATGCtttatgtgggcttccctagtagctcagaggttaaagcgtctgcctgcaaggtgggagacccaggttcaacccctgggtcgggaagatcccctggagaaggaaatggcaacccactccagtattcttgcctggagaatcccatggatggaggggcctggtaggttacagtccatggggtcgcaaagagtcggacacaactgagcgacttcactatcaccATGCTTTATGTAATACACATGTGACTTTTAGACTTGTGGTTACAGAAAAGAACAATCTACAAAAAAAGCAGTAGGACGCCATCACGCTCagaatccaaaaaaagaaaatctagatcTTACCGGCACATAATCAAGCCTCTTTGGTTTTATTCACTTAGTGTGATGGAATCAGTCAATGATTAAATTGACAAATCAGTGATTTAACTGTATAATCTTGTTCAAGACTGATCACGTTGGTTAATAAACAACACGTCAAACTTGAAAACACTGaaaaacttgtttttgttttctttcattttagtttttgatTTGAGGACCATGCGATAGTAGTCAAAGTTTCCCAATGTATGGAGTGATTTGTTCACAATTCCTTTCTCAGACTTAACTGCATATTAGAATAACCTGAAAAACTTCAAAAACTGCTAATATCTGAGTTCCACGTTCAGAAACTATGATGTAATTTGGATGGCAACCTGGTTACTGGGCTGCATACTATCTCCTCTGGGTGATTATAATGGGCAGTAGATTTGGCATCCACAGGTATATATAAACATGATATTCTTCTTACAACTCACTGCTGGATTGTCCTCCAACTTTTTCAAACATCTTATTTACCAACTAGATGGTCTCCctatctctctcttcttcttacTATAGATTTTTCTACCAAAACTTGAATGtgccttatattttaaaaaactgatgatTCTGATGTGCTTCTTCCGTAGTTTGTGTGCTTATTCTGTACCATTTTACACGTGTTCGAGGCAAAGACAATAACATTTAgccatgtttatttttgttaaaagaaACTCATTGAAGGTCAAGTCACCTTCTGATTGCACAGATTAAATAGGAAACTGTTACCTATGTCATCTTTACAAAGCatcttattgatttttaaagatcTATACTATTGATAAAGTTCATGATGAAACGTATATGTAACAAGgagactaaaatatttattttacatatctaCAGTATGTATTGTCATACTTCTAGATCAACCACAAATTATACAGGAAAATATTTAGGTACATGAAAAAACTTTgaaacataaaaaattaacattttgaaaacaatCATTTGTGAAAGGTCATTAAATAATAACATTGACAAATAAATAGTTAATCAGCTTTACTTATTAGCTGCTGCCATGCATTTCTGGCATTCCATTCCAAGCAAGGGTCAGCATGCAGGGTATAATTTCATACTATGAGACTGTAAAAAGCTACAGGGCTTATTTTTGAAGTGAAATGTCACAAGGTCTTTCACTCTTTCAAAGGGAGATCACTCTTGGCAGCTAAACTGTTCCCATGAAGATTAtccaaaaaaaaacacccttcTGAACTGTTAACCTGAAGATTCATGGCaacaactctttaaaaaaattttcagtttcaaAGAAGTTTTGTTGGGTGTGGGGTGGAGAGGATGGTTTGGGAAATGAAGGGTTACTGAGAAGCCCTTTTCCATGTTAAAAAGTGACTATTCAATGACGGGTATAGTATCACCCGTCTTTCAAGAACCATGGGGAATTAATACTACAGGATGCGTGAAATTTAAAGGCAAATCACATCATGGATACTTATACATCTTGAAAAACTTGAAAAATCTATCTCCCAAGAAGCTCCTGATACTCAGGAAAGCTGGCTGAGTTTGATCAAAGCAGAAAGCGTATATTTTCAAGTAAGAAAATAGCAGTGGCAGGCTCCAGTCGTCCAAGCAATCAAATCTGTAAAGCAGATGGTTCTTAGTCAGTCCAGTTTGGAGGTCTGAATTCTAACTCATGCTGTGCTTGCTGGGTTTGCCAGCTCTTTTGCGCTCTCGGTGATGCTGGGCTGGCTTGGCAGGCGACAGGCTCTCGAAGTTGTGACTGGACTCGTTGTGCTGCCGCGTGTACCTCTTGCACTTGCAGGCGGTGACCACGGTTATTTTGTAGGTGCGCGTGCTGCCATCCTGGCACTGCAGCTGGATTCGCTGGGTACGCGTTTTGTCGTTGACACACCTCCACTCTTGGGAGCTCCTCCggctccagtactttgttccGTAGCCCCCTCCGATCCAGTTAGGCAGCACAGGCAGGGGCAAGCACTCGCCTGCACACACCAACTCTTTCAGAGGGCTGATGCTGGTGCACTGGCCATCCGAGATGTATTTGGTGGAACGCAGTTCTCGGCAGCCTACTTGAACTCGAGCTGCaggaagcagggaaaaaaaaattatatatgtgtgtgtgtgtgtgtgtgtgtgcatgagaggCATAggcaaacacttaaaaaaaaaaaaggcaatctgCAATGACAAAAATAATGTCCAAATGATAGCAAATTAGCCAATAGGAAGTGAACTCTTATTTTGTTCTCACAATGCAAAAATCCACCTGGATGGTTATGGAGAAAGCTTGCCTGAAAATTATCAGTTATGGGATAAAATAAACTGAGCCTGATTTTTCATGTGTAACATTAGCTAATTGCTTACTGGAGTATTTGAAAATCCTATATTCTTAGTTTTACTCCCCCATATGTATTAAGCAGCTCTAAGTTTTATGTATGAATATTCATTCTTTAATGAGCTAAGAGGGAGTATATGTTCATGTTCTTCACTTACAGGTCTATTAGTTAATGTCTACAAGTGCTTTTAATTAGGTTTTTCCAAAAATCTATTGAAAAAATGTGGAAAGAATTTGAATATTGTATACAATGAAATCCATAATATTTTGTTTCAATTATAAAATTCAGCTGCAGagaatcatatatacatatgtgtacaatGTCTGACATTTTTGCATCTCAAACTTAATAActacattttaaacataaattcccaaactatcttttaaaaacacagttaaAATGCTTGAAATTCAAAATGTCACTACAACTCAACATGTAAAGAATATAAAAGCTCCTAAATCAGGAACGTATGGTTGCCATAACAACTTGGCTACATTTCCATGAATTTTATGGCAGAAAAATGCCTAACATGACTGATTTACAAATGCAAAAGGAACCACAGTGTTTGTTTCCTGAATATTGGTCATGGCAAACTGTGTTTAGTCATTTGAATTTGATAAGTATGTTCTCTAATAGACTGTTTCTTGTTACATGCCTTATgtaattaaagcaaaaattagtCTTGAAatatttgggttttcttttccattgcttTGCTATCTAAACTTAAGGAAAATTGCCTGTAACAAGCTTGGGAAAAAAATCCAGCCTTGTTaaccagaaatatatatatagttcaaaGTACAGactgctgaaattaaaaaaaataaagattataaggGACATTGAAGTGGTCTTGCATAGGATATTGGAAAGCTAATATGAAGTAGATATTGAATTAGGAGTGTTACTTTAGCACTGTGCCCCCAGAACTTATGAGGTATGCgatagttgtaaaaaaaaaatgtaatgtataaacatatacatcTGTACAGATATGGAGTGTGAGATTGAAATTAAAGTGTAACCTAGCTGGCCAGTCAGCATGCTCTGCCTGTCTGATTATGACCCAGCTCACCTTCCTGTAGCTGCCTTAGGAATGCACCTGGAAACAGCCGAGATGATTTTGACCTGCCTAgctttttgtttctgtgtgtatAGAAATTTGGCATTTTTGCAGTGACAGTTCATTGACAATGAATACCCACCGTCTTGCTTGGTAATCTAATAATAATCAGATAGTTCTTGTATATGTAAAAGCAAACATCCTCATGAAAGTTAAAAAACACTTTGATTTTCTTAGAAAGACATAAACAGTCATATTTGCTTTGATT
Protein-coding regions in this window:
- the SOSTDC1 gene encoding sclerostin domain-containing protein 1 → MLPPAIHFSLIPLACILMKSCLAFKNDATEILYSHVVKPVPAHPSSNSTMNQARNGGRHFSNAGLDRNTRVQVGCRELRSTKYISDGQCTSISPLKELVCAGECLPLPVLPNWIGGGYGTKYWSRRSSQEWRCVNDKTRTQRIQLQCQDGSTRTYKITVVTACKCKRYTRQHNESSHNFESLSPAKPAQHHRERKRAGKPSKHSMS